In Crinalium epipsammum PCC 9333, the following are encoded in one genomic region:
- the tnpA gene encoding IS200/IS605 family transposase produces MSSNLRHERHSISDLKIHLVCVAKYRRQIFTIESLNLIEKSFREVALKMNFKVLEFNGESDHIHVLLEYPPKLSISQIVNAVKGVSSRRYGQAGFEKPYGKDALWSPSYFVSSVGGAPLEILKSYIQNQEKPSSTTLKDGVLNPIL; encoded by the coding sequence ATGTCAAGTAATTTGCGCCATGAACGGCACAGTATTTCAGACTTAAAAATACACTTGGTCTGTGTAGCGAAATATCGTCGCCAGATTTTTACTATTGAAAGCTTGAATTTAATTGAAAAATCTTTTAGAGAAGTTGCTTTAAAAATGAATTTCAAAGTGTTGGAATTCAATGGAGAATCCGACCATATCCACGTTTTGCTTGAATATCCGCCTAAACTATCCATTTCTCAAATAGTTAATGCTGTTAAAGGAGTTTCAAGCCGTAGATATGGTCAAGCAGGGTTTGAAAAGCCTTATGGGAAAGATGCTTTGTGGTCGCCTAGTTATTTTGTTTCTTCAGTTGGTGGAGCGCCCTTAGAAATCTTAAAATCTTATATTCAAAACCAGGAAAAGCCGTCCTCCACTACGTTAAAGGACGGGGTTTTAAACCCAATTCTTTGA
- a CDS encoding RNA-guided endonuclease InsQ/TnpB family protein, with the protein MKSRYQYRIYPTNQQKKHLAQLFGCVRVVFNDALAYCQEKYKKGEKKPNNTELSRRLTELKKTEEKIWLGEVSSIPLQQSLRDLDQAYQNFFNSCKGERKGKKIRPPKFKKRKSKQSAKFTNNGFKINHDTVYLPKIGDLDIVWSRPLPSESSSLTVIKDAADRYFLSFVVEIIPEILPDNGKSIGIDLGIIDFATFSNGEKIKAPKPLKKKLKKLNRLQRRFSQTIKGSKRREVARKKIARLHAKISDTRKDFLHKLSTKVIRENQTIALEDLNVSGMVRNRKLSRAISDLGWRSFRTMIEAKGEKHGRDLRIINRWEATSQKCSCCGQKGGKKELSVREWTCLFCDTKHDRDVNASVNILNVAVGHIETKNGRRRKCQTGVKSAVSSDASTHLEPIQLSLFG; encoded by the coding sequence ATGAAATCAAGGTATCAATACAGAATCTATCCAACCAACCAACAGAAGAAGCATTTAGCTCAACTGTTCGGTTGTGTGCGGGTAGTTTTTAATGATGCTTTGGCATATTGTCAAGAGAAGTATAAGAAGGGTGAGAAAAAACCAAATAACACAGAACTTTCTCGTCGGTTAACTGAGCTTAAAAAGACGGAAGAGAAAATCTGGTTAGGGGAAGTTTCATCAATTCCTTTGCAACAAAGCTTAAGGGATTTAGACCAAGCTTACCAAAACTTTTTTAATTCTTGTAAGGGAGAGAGAAAAGGCAAAAAGATCAGACCTCCTAAATTTAAAAAACGTAAATCAAAACAATCTGCTAAGTTTACAAATAATGGCTTTAAAATCAACCATGATACAGTCTATTTGCCTAAAATAGGTGATTTAGATATAGTCTGGAGTCGTCCCTTACCATCTGAATCGTCATCTCTTACTGTCATAAAAGATGCTGCTGATAGATACTTTTTGAGTTTTGTAGTTGAAATCATTCCAGAAATTTTACCAGATAACGGTAAGAGTATTGGGATTGATTTAGGAATCATTGATTTCGCTACTTTTAGTAATGGTGAGAAGATTAAAGCCCCTAAACCCTTAAAGAAAAAACTCAAAAAGTTAAACCGATTACAGCGTAGGTTTTCTCAGACAATTAAAGGGAGTAAAAGACGTGAGGTAGCGCGTAAGAAAATAGCGCGATTACACGCAAAAATATCTGATACCCGAAAGGACTTTCTGCACAAACTATCAACTAAGGTAATTCGTGAGAATCAAACGATTGCTCTAGAAGATTTAAATGTTTCGGGCATGGTTAGAAACCGTAAATTATCCCGTGCTATTTCAGATTTAGGATGGCGTAGTTTTAGGACTATGATTGAGGCTAAAGGTGAAAAACATGGGCGTGATTTGCGGATAATTAACCGATGGGAGGCAACATCTCAAAAATGCTCGTGTTGTGGTCAAAAAGGTGGAAAAAAAGAGCTTTCAGTTAGAGAGTGGACTTGCCTTTTTTGCGATACTAAACATGATCGAGATGTTAATGCTTCTGTGAATATATTAAACGTCGCGGTAGGACATATCGAGACGAAAAATGGACGACGGAGGAAGTGTCAGACTGGCGTAAAGTCAGCAGTTTCCAGTGATGCGTCAACCCACCTAGAACCTATACAATTAAGTTTGTTTGGGTAG
- the hisG gene encoding ATP phosphoribosyltransferase, protein MITVALPKGALLSDSIRLLQAVGLDFSAFLDKTNRQLQIYDPTNTAKALLVRAQDVPVYVEYGQAQLGIVGYDVLKEKTSQVAHLVDLKFGGCRLSVAVKELSPYRSVLELPPHGRVASKFVHCAREYFNSLDLPVEIVPLSGSVELGPITGMSEAIVDLVSTGRTLKENGLIEIEVLFQSTARLIAHPLSYRLNTGNLNQLVEQIRDSTLAVV, encoded by the coding sequence ATGATTACCGTTGCATTGCCGAAAGGCGCACTCTTATCTGATAGCATCCGCCTTCTACAAGCTGTTGGATTAGACTTCAGTGCTTTTCTGGACAAAACTAATCGTCAGCTTCAAATTTATGACCCTACTAACACTGCCAAAGCTTTGTTAGTCAGAGCGCAAGACGTTCCGGTGTATGTAGAATATGGTCAGGCACAATTGGGAATTGTTGGGTATGACGTTTTGAAGGAGAAAACATCCCAAGTTGCTCATTTAGTTGACTTAAAGTTTGGTGGTTGTCGTTTGTCGGTAGCCGTAAAAGAGTTAAGTCCCTATCGTTCTGTATTAGAATTACCACCACACGGTCGAGTTGCCTCAAAGTTTGTTCATTGCGCCCGTGAATACTTCAACAGCTTAGATTTGCCTGTAGAAATTGTGCCTCTCTCTGGTTCGGTAGAATTAGGACCAATTACAGGGATGTCTGAGGCAATAGTTGATTTAGTTTCCACGGGTCGCACCCTTAAAGAAAACGGCTTGATTGAAATTGAAGTATTATTTCAAAGCACAGCCAGGTTAATTGCCCATCCTCTAAGTTATCGCCTCAACACAGGAAACCTCAATCAGTTAGTTGAGCAAATTCGGGACTCTACGCTGGCTGTAGTTTGA
- a CDS encoding 1-acyl-sn-glycerol-3-phosphate acyltransferase, protein MAGSIHNFKFSWFDWFCLWYPPGWLILFNRHWQKYHQDPDGWNWLEYGLFLIPLGFYLALLLRWLRLGCRSPRSEVGEFAPNYQQAFRDEVLTPIVKYYFRADLAGLDNLPQTGPLIVAMNHAGMCFPWDFLGLGYLLSQTRGWVVQPLAHVTLFNHPWLIWWLPPGWSKVLGGIPAQADSFEEAIAQQTILLYAPEGLRGPAKGWRKRYKLETFHPSFIRLSDRYHIPILPVVCIGNETLHSWAFNFKSGARRLKLPFLPISLLMIAFVFFPSMGVWAMKTRLQYEVQPVYQPWLQTNSAISEQAVQTSADTEGSAIYQQAQSLRAKLQIKINQLISFMDNLSTN, encoded by the coding sequence GTGGCTGGGAGTATTCACAATTTTAAATTTAGTTGGTTTGATTGGTTTTGTCTCTGGTATCCTCCAGGGTGGCTGATTTTATTTAACCGCCACTGGCAAAAATATCATCAAGATCCTGATGGTTGGAATTGGTTGGAATATGGTTTATTTTTAATTCCTTTGGGATTTTATCTAGCTTTATTACTTCGGTGGTTGCGCCTGGGTTGTCGTTCACCTCGTTCTGAAGTTGGTGAATTTGCTCCCAATTATCAACAAGCTTTTCGAGATGAAGTACTAACTCCAATAGTTAAATATTATTTTCGTGCAGATCTTGCAGGACTTGACAATTTACCACAAACTGGACCATTAATTGTGGCAATGAATCATGCTGGGATGTGTTTTCCCTGGGATTTTTTAGGATTAGGTTATTTATTAAGCCAAACACGCGGATGGGTGGTGCAACCGTTAGCTCATGTAACGTTGTTTAATCATCCTTGGTTGATTTGGTGGCTACCGCCTGGGTGGTCTAAGGTTTTGGGTGGTATACCAGCACAAGCCGATAGTTTTGAAGAAGCGATCGCACAACAGACTATTTTACTTTATGCCCCCGAAGGTTTGCGCGGTCCTGCTAAAGGTTGGCGCAAACGTTACAAATTAGAAACATTTCATCCGAGTTTTATCCGGTTGAGCGATCGCTACCATATTCCCATTTTGCCTGTTGTTTGTATTGGTAACGAAACTTTGCACTCTTGGGCATTTAACTTTAAATCAGGTGCAAGGCGTTTAAAACTGCCCTTCTTACCTATCTCCCTATTAATGATTGCTTTCGTTTTCTTCCCTTCAATGGGAGTTTGGGCAATGAAAACTCGCCTACAGTACGAAGTTCAACCTGTTTATCAACCTTGGCTACAAACAAATTCAGCCATTTCAGAGCAAGCAGTCCAAACCTCCGCCGATACAGAAGGCTCGGCAATTTATCAACAGGCGCAAAGTTTACGAGCTAAGTTACAAATCAAAATTAATCAATTAATCAGCTTTATGGACAATTTATCTACAAATTAA
- a CDS encoding sensor histidine kinase: MKFKAGTKGISMLNIKRSQVQGYGVAVLTVAIAIFLKLMLKPWVALEDSPFLVFFVPIMVSAWYGGIGSALLATALGGVVGYLWTPPSSAWSSNSVGDSLRLVIFLLEALCISYFITALQLAQRRSELNKVQAQQNLESLRHSEEGFRLLIDCIKDYAIYRLDPQGYIVSWNEGAERINGYQIGEVIGQHFSRFYTEEELNSGKREQVLKLAAETGRFEDEGWRVRKDGSRFWANVVITALRDQAGNLKGFAKVTRDVTESKRLEAERNQLLVREQASRALAETANEMVQRLQAITDVAIAPLSLEDLLRELLNRISEILRADTAAILMMDYQHNCLVVKAAKGLEEAGGEVCIPIGEGFAGRIALEHQPLIIQQDAYTQVYNAVLSQQQVQSLLGVPLLLDNRLIGVIRVGTLLPRQFNQDDVQLLQLVAERAALAIDRARLNEAERAALTQAQEANRLKDEFLAIVSHELRTPMQSILGWSQMLRKGELKPETVTKALETLERNAKQQARVIDDILDVSRIIRKKISIRLIPLNIAPIIKSAIISISPAAAAKNIQITSTINSSISQILGDPDRLPQIINNLLSNAIKFTPQCGSVEIKLEQMEFNVILTVIDTGQGIEPEVLPYIFDDFRQGDSSRTRTHGGLGLGLTIVRYLVDLHGGTVQADSEGEGKGAKFIVKFPIHQPKLSNEGKGISGEINSSDITSQATKKKARPKYI; this comes from the coding sequence ATGAAATTTAAGGCAGGCACAAAAGGCATTTCTATGCTAAATATCAAACGCTCTCAAGTTCAAGGTTATGGTGTTGCTGTCTTGACAGTAGCGATCGCTATATTCCTCAAGCTAATGCTAAAACCTTGGGTGGCTCTAGAAGACAGCCCTTTCCTGGTGTTTTTTGTCCCAATTATGGTTAGTGCTTGGTATGGTGGCATTGGGTCAGCATTATTGGCGACGGCGTTGGGCGGTGTTGTTGGCTATTTATGGACACCACCAAGCAGTGCATGGTCGAGTAACTCTGTTGGGGACAGCTTACGGTTGGTAATCTTCCTACTAGAGGCGTTGTGTATCAGTTACTTTATTACAGCACTACAATTAGCCCAACGACGCTCTGAGTTAAATAAAGTACAGGCACAACAGAATTTAGAATCTTTACGCCATAGTGAGGAAGGCTTTAGATTACTAATTGACTGTATAAAAGACTATGCCATCTATCGACTTGATCCACAAGGATATATTGTCAGTTGGAATGAAGGAGCAGAAAGAATTAATGGTTATCAGATAGGAGAGGTTATTGGGCAACATTTCTCCCGCTTTTATACTGAAGAAGAGTTAAACAGTGGTAAGAGAGAACAAGTTCTTAAATTAGCCGCAGAAACGGGTAGATTTGAAGATGAAGGTTGGCGTGTACGCAAAGACGGTTCAAGGTTTTGGGCGAATGTTGTAATTACAGCTTTACGCGATCAAGCAGGAAATCTTAAAGGCTTTGCTAAGGTAACGCGAGACGTTACTGAAAGTAAACGTTTAGAAGCAGAGCGTAATCAATTACTGGTGCGTGAGCAAGCTAGTCGCGCATTGGCAGAAACAGCTAACGAGATGGTGCAACGTCTTCAGGCAATTACAGATGTTGCGATCGCACCATTATCTCTCGAAGATCTCCTGCGTGAGTTACTTAACCGCATCAGCGAGATTTTACGAGCGGATACAGCAGCAATTTTAATGATGGATTACCAACACAACTGCCTAGTTGTCAAGGCTGCTAAAGGATTAGAAGAAGCAGGTGGAGAAGTTTGCATACCCATAGGTGAAGGTTTTGCTGGACGGATAGCCTTAGAACATCAGCCGTTGATTATTCAGCAAGATGCTTATACTCAGGTATATAATGCCGTCTTAAGTCAGCAGCAAGTTCAGTCATTGCTTGGTGTGCCACTGTTGCTAGATAACAGACTAATTGGAGTTATCCGAGTAGGTACTCTCCTACCCCGCCAATTCAACCAAGATGATGTGCAACTACTACAACTTGTTGCCGAACGTGCTGCATTAGCAATTGACCGCGCACGTTTAAATGAAGCAGAACGTGCTGCTTTAACACAGGCGCAGGAAGCTAACCGTTTAAAAGATGAATTTTTAGCAATTGTTTCTCACGAACTCCGCACACCTATGCAATCAATCCTCGGTTGGTCGCAAATGCTCCGCAAAGGCGAACTCAAGCCAGAGACAGTTACCAAGGCACTAGAAACACTTGAGCGCAATGCTAAACAACAGGCTAGAGTAATTGATGATATTTTAGATGTTTCACGAATTATTAGGAAAAAAATTAGCATCCGTCTCATACCACTTAATATTGCTCCTATTATTAAGTCGGCAATTATTAGTATAAGTCCTGCCGCCGCCGCTAAAAATATTCAGATCACATCTACAATTAATAGCTCAATTAGTCAAATATTAGGTGATCCTGACCGCTTGCCCCAAATAATTAACAATCTGCTTTCTAATGCTATCAAGTTTACTCCTCAATGCGGAAGTGTAGAAATTAAACTTGAGCAGATGGAATTTAATGTTATTCTGACTGTAATTGATACTGGGCAGGGTATTGAACCTGAAGTTTTACCATATATTTTTGATGATTTTAGACAAGGTGATAGTTCACGTACCAGAACACACGGCGGGCTAGGTTTAGGGTTAACAATTGTACGCTATTTAGTAGATTTACATGGTGGAACAGTGCAAGCTGATAGTGAGGGTGAAGGCAAGGGCGCAAAATTTATTGTAAAATTCCCAATTCACCAACCAAAATTAAGCAATGAAGGAAAAGGAATTAGTGGTGAAATAAATTCATCAGACATCACATCACAAGCTACTAAGAAAAAAGCACGCCCTAAATATATATAG
- the rppA gene encoding two-component system response regulator RppA — MRILLVDDEVELTIPLSRVLNREGYTVDVADDGTVGSELATQGDYDLLILDWMLPQTTGLQICQQLRSQGKTTPVLFLTAKDTIDDRVQGLDAGADDYLVKPFELRELLARVRALLRRATTPDTTTTARMQVADLELDLDNQLAYRQGRTIELSEKESRLLEYFIRNTNQLLTHTQIYQHLWGDGEPPSSNVLAAFIRLLRRKIEANGETTLIHTVYGKGYRFGSGAEIT; from the coding sequence GTGCGAATTCTTTTGGTTGATGATGAGGTAGAGTTAACCATCCCTCTAAGTCGTGTATTAAATCGCGAGGGGTACACTGTTGATGTTGCTGACGATGGCACAGTTGGTAGCGAGTTGGCAACTCAGGGTGATTATGATTTGTTGATTTTAGATTGGATGTTGCCCCAAACTACAGGATTGCAGATTTGCCAACAGTTGCGATCGCAGGGTAAAACAACACCCGTTCTCTTTCTCACTGCTAAGGACACTATAGACGATCGCGTACAAGGATTAGATGCTGGTGCAGATGACTATCTAGTTAAACCTTTTGAACTTAGGGAGTTACTAGCACGAGTACGCGCCCTGCTACGTCGAGCAACTACACCTGATACTACTACAACTGCAAGAATGCAAGTAGCAGATCTAGAACTCGATTTGGATAATCAACTAGCTTATCGTCAAGGACGCACTATTGAGCTATCAGAAAAAGAAAGCCGCCTTTTGGAATATTTCATCCGTAACACAAATCAACTATTAACCCATACCCAAATTTATCAGCACTTATGGGGAGACGGAGAACCGCCTAGTAGTAACGTTTTAGCTGCATTTATTAGATTACTGCGACGGAAGATAGAAGCTAATGGTGAAACAACTTTAATTCACACAGTTTACGGCAAAGGTTATCGCTTTGGTTCTGGGGCTGAAATAACTTAA